Proteins from one Mixophyes fleayi isolate aMixFle1 chromosome 9, aMixFle1.hap1, whole genome shotgun sequence genomic window:
- the HNRNPUL1 gene encoding heterogeneous nuclear ribonucleoprotein U-like protein 1 isoform X1 — MGDHFYRGGYPPGPPRDFRRDGDSRYYGQHSPDNYGPPGGGYPPPHRQESMKQERDPFYDRRPTEPGPPMHDMAIKTEFKQEEPDPGYRSPSAAGPPQSFQNRKRPFEDRGRPYLEHRDDRRARSPQGRAGGGGGDDEDDPFDENVVVLDNYNSDLHFKLSKDRTTGFPLTMEGFAYLWSGARATHGVNKGRVCFEIKIKEEIAVGHLPASEPDPHVVRVGWSLDSCSTQLGEEPFSYGYGGTAKKSTNSKFENYGETFGENSVIGCYIDFDTQADIEISFSKDGRYLGPAFRISRSSVGSQAFFPHILVKNCCVEFNFGQIPEPFCTIPPGFMFIQDVPPYKKIRGTEPPKNKGECEIVMMVGLPGAGKTTWAIKHSLANPEKKYNMLGTNAIMEKMKVMGLRRQRNYAGRWDVLIQQATKCLNQLIQIAARRKRNYILDQTNVYGTAQRRKMRPFEGFQRKGVIICPTDEDLQDRIVKRTDEEGKDVPDHAVLEMKANFSLPEAGDFLEEVIYIEVQKEEAQQLVRQYNEEGKKLGPPPDKKFRGRGGGTPGGGGGRGDGGRSDIQRFDNRGPPGGNRGGFPGRGGNSGGGFRGGGGFNRGGNNSQSRWSGGSQDNGSDHRSGYGQDSQQLSYNTAGNQGGGYGGGTSNPSPNASSSYSQGQQSSFGQGGYSHSGGGGYSQSGSYGQGGGSSGGYGQGSGGYGQGGGGGGGYGQSGGSRGSYSQGGESGSSYSQGGGSSGGYNQGSAGGGYSSQSYNSSNQSYSGVQSYNQGYSQPPPPSASSQSSYTQGGYSQQSYGSPQWNQYQSHGQAQNPSPGQSQGQGQWGQYNYGGGGGSGGSGGYDQSARYGSHGGAQ; from the exons ATGGGGGATCACTTTTATCGAGGCGGATATCCACCTGGACCACCGAGAGATTTCCGTAGGGACGGAGACAGCAGAT ACTATGGACAGCATTCCCCAGATAATTATGGCCCTCCAGGTGGGGGTTACCCTCCACCTCACAGACAAGAATCCATGAAACAGGAACGAGACCCGTTTTATGACCGGAGACCCACGGAGCCAGGACCTCCTATGCATGATATGG CCATAAAAACAGAATTTAAGCAGGAGGAGCCTGATCCTGGTTACCGGAGTCCTAGTGCTGCCGGACCTCCACAGTCGTTCCAGAACCGCAAAAGACCGTTTGAAGACAGAGGGAGGCCATACTTAGAGCATCGTGATGACCGCAG AGCGCGATCCCCGCAAGGTCGTGCTGGTggaggtggtggtgatgatgaggatgatccgTTTGATGAGAACGTTGTGGTCTTGGATAACT ATAACAGCGACCTGCATTTCAAGCTGAGCAAAGACCGGACTACGGGTTTCCCATTGACCATGGAAGGTTTTGCTTACCTCTGGTCTGGTGCTCGAGCTACGCACGGAGTCAACAAAGGCAGGGTGTGCTTTGAAATAAAG ATTAAGGAAGAAATTGCAGTGGGACACCTGCCAGCCAGCGAGCCAGACCCTCACGTAGTTCGTGTCGGGTGGTCCCTGGATTCTTGCAGTACTCAGTTAG GTGAGGAACCATTTTCCTATGGCTACGGTGGCACAGCAAAGAAATCCACCAACAGCAAGTTTGAAAATTATGGGGAGACCTTTGGAGAGAACAGCGTCATCGGGTGTTACATT GATTTTGACACTCAAGCAGACATTGAGATATCCTTCTCCAAGGATGGTCGTTATTTGGGCCCAGCCTTCCGCATAAGCAGGAGTTCTGTGGGCAGTCAGGCGTTCTTCCCCCACATTTTGGTAAAGAACTGCTGCGTTGAATTTAATTTTGGGCAAATCCCTGAGCCTTTCTGCACTATACCACCAGGATTTATGTTCATACAGGACGTGCCCCCGTACAAAAAAATACGAGGCACAGAACCCCCTAAGAACAAAGGGGAGTGTGAG ATTGTGATGATGGTGGGATTGCCAGGGGCTGGTAAGACAACCTGGGCGATAAAGCACTCGCTAGCCAATCCTGAAAAGAAATACAATATGCTTGGCACCAATGCCATTATGGAGAAGATGAAG GTAATGGGCCTTAGGAGACAGCGTAATTATGCCGGTCGCTGGGATGTCCTCATTCAGCAAGCCACAAAGTGTCTGAACCAGCTCATCCAGATAGCTGCTCGCAGGAAACGCAACTACATCCTAGATCAG ACGAACGTCTACGGCACAGCTCAGCGCAGGAAGATGCGACCGTTTGAAGGCTTTCAGCGCAAGGGTGTCATTATCTGCCCCACAGATGAGGATCTTCAGGATCGTATTGTAAAACGCACAGACGAGGAAGGAAAGGATGTTCCTGACCATGCTGTGCTAGAAATGAAAG CTAATTTCAGCCTTCCAGAAGCTGGGGACTTCCTGGAAGAGGTGATCTACATCGAGGTTCAAAAGGAGGAGGCACAGCAGCTGGTTCGCCAGTACAACGAGGAAGGAAAAAAATTGGGGCCACCTCCAGACAAGAAATTCCGAGGCCGTGGTGGAGGAACTCCTGGTGGAGGGGGAGGCAGAGGCGATGGGGGGCGCAGTGATATTCAACGATTTGACAACCGTGGCCCTCCTGGTGGAAATAGAGGAGGATTTCCAGGTAGAGGCGGAAACTCGGGAGGTGGATTCCGAGGTGGTGGCG GATTTAACAGAGGAGGGAACAACTCTCAGAGCCGGTGGTCTGGGGGCTCACAAGATAACGGCTCAGACCATCGAAGTGGCTATGGCCAGGACAGTCAGCAGCTCAGCTACAACACCGCAGGCAACCAAGGTGGTGGTTATGGTGGTGGCACATCAAATCCCTCTCCTAATGCCTCCAGCAGCTATAGCCAAGGACAG cagtcAAGCTTTGGACAAGGCGGCTACAGCCATAGCGGTGGAGGAGGATACAGCCAGAGTGGAAGCTATGGCCAGGGAGGCGGAAGCAGTGGAGGTTATGGACAGGGCAGTGGTGGTTACGGCCAGGGAGGTGGAGGCGGTGGTGGCTATGGCCAAAGTGGTGGAAGCAGAGGTAGTTACAGCCAGGGCGGTGAAAGCGGCAGTAGTTACAGCCAGGGAGGTGGAAGCAGTGGTGGATACAACCAGGGCAGTGCTGGTGGTGGTTACAGCAGCCAGAGCTACAACAGCAGCAATCAAAGCTACAGTGGTGTGCAAAGCTACAACCAAGGGTACAGCCAACCACCACCTCCAAGCGCCTCTTCTCAGTCCTCTTATACCCAGGGTGGCTACAGTCAACAGTCT TATGGAAGTCCGCAATGGAACCAGTATCAGAGCCATGGACAGGCCCAGAATCCAAGTCCCGGTCAATCACAAGGTCAAGGGCAGTGGGGCCAGTATAAttacggaggaggaggaggaagcggCGGCAGCGGTGGTTACGATCAGTCTGCTAGATATGGTTCTCATGGTGGAGCACAGTGA
- the HNRNPUL1 gene encoding heterogeneous nuclear ribonucleoprotein U-like protein 1 isoform X2 codes for MGDHFYRGGYPPGPPRDFRRDGDSRYYGQHSPDNYGPPGGGYPPPHRQESMKQERDPFYDRRPTEPGPPMHDMAIKTEFKQEEPDPGYRSPSAAGPPQSFQNRKRPFEDRGRPYLEHRDDRRARSPQGRAGGGGGDDEDDPFDENVVVLDNYNSDLHFKLSKDRTTGFPLTMEGFAYLWSGARATHGVNKGRVCFEIKIKEEIAVGHLPASEPDPHVVRVGWSLDSCSTQLGEEPFSYGYGGTAKKSTNSKFENYGETFGENSVIGCYIDFDTQADIEISFSKDGRYLGPAFRISRSSVGSQAFFPHILVKNCCVEFNFGQIPEPFCTIPPGFMFIQDVPPYKKIRGTEPPKNKGECEIVMMVGLPGAGKTTWAIKHSLANPEKKYNMLGTNAIMEKMKVMGLRRQRNYAGRWDVLIQQATKCLNQLIQIAARRKRNYILDQTNVYGTAQRRKMRPFEGFQRKGVIICPTDEDLQDRIVKRTDEEGKDVPDHAVLEMKANFSLPEAGDFLEEVIYIEVQKEEAQQLVRQYNEEGKKLGPPPDKKFRGRGGGTPGGGGGRGDGGRSDIQRFDNRGPPGGNRGGFPGRGGNSGGGFRGGGGFNRGGNNSQSRWSGGSQDNGSDHRSGYGQDSQQLSYNTAGNQGGGYGGGTSNPSPNASSSYSQGQSSFGQGGYSHSGGGGYSQSGSYGQGGGSSGGYGQGSGGYGQGGGGGGGYGQSGGSRGSYSQGGESGSSYSQGGGSSGGYNQGSAGGGYSSQSYNSSNQSYSGVQSYNQGYSQPPPPSASSQSSYTQGGYSQQSYGSPQWNQYQSHGQAQNPSPGQSQGQGQWGQYNYGGGGGSGGSGGYDQSARYGSHGGAQ; via the exons ATGGGGGATCACTTTTATCGAGGCGGATATCCACCTGGACCACCGAGAGATTTCCGTAGGGACGGAGACAGCAGAT ACTATGGACAGCATTCCCCAGATAATTATGGCCCTCCAGGTGGGGGTTACCCTCCACCTCACAGACAAGAATCCATGAAACAGGAACGAGACCCGTTTTATGACCGGAGACCCACGGAGCCAGGACCTCCTATGCATGATATGG CCATAAAAACAGAATTTAAGCAGGAGGAGCCTGATCCTGGTTACCGGAGTCCTAGTGCTGCCGGACCTCCACAGTCGTTCCAGAACCGCAAAAGACCGTTTGAAGACAGAGGGAGGCCATACTTAGAGCATCGTGATGACCGCAG AGCGCGATCCCCGCAAGGTCGTGCTGGTggaggtggtggtgatgatgaggatgatccgTTTGATGAGAACGTTGTGGTCTTGGATAACT ATAACAGCGACCTGCATTTCAAGCTGAGCAAAGACCGGACTACGGGTTTCCCATTGACCATGGAAGGTTTTGCTTACCTCTGGTCTGGTGCTCGAGCTACGCACGGAGTCAACAAAGGCAGGGTGTGCTTTGAAATAAAG ATTAAGGAAGAAATTGCAGTGGGACACCTGCCAGCCAGCGAGCCAGACCCTCACGTAGTTCGTGTCGGGTGGTCCCTGGATTCTTGCAGTACTCAGTTAG GTGAGGAACCATTTTCCTATGGCTACGGTGGCACAGCAAAGAAATCCACCAACAGCAAGTTTGAAAATTATGGGGAGACCTTTGGAGAGAACAGCGTCATCGGGTGTTACATT GATTTTGACACTCAAGCAGACATTGAGATATCCTTCTCCAAGGATGGTCGTTATTTGGGCCCAGCCTTCCGCATAAGCAGGAGTTCTGTGGGCAGTCAGGCGTTCTTCCCCCACATTTTGGTAAAGAACTGCTGCGTTGAATTTAATTTTGGGCAAATCCCTGAGCCTTTCTGCACTATACCACCAGGATTTATGTTCATACAGGACGTGCCCCCGTACAAAAAAATACGAGGCACAGAACCCCCTAAGAACAAAGGGGAGTGTGAG ATTGTGATGATGGTGGGATTGCCAGGGGCTGGTAAGACAACCTGGGCGATAAAGCACTCGCTAGCCAATCCTGAAAAGAAATACAATATGCTTGGCACCAATGCCATTATGGAGAAGATGAAG GTAATGGGCCTTAGGAGACAGCGTAATTATGCCGGTCGCTGGGATGTCCTCATTCAGCAAGCCACAAAGTGTCTGAACCAGCTCATCCAGATAGCTGCTCGCAGGAAACGCAACTACATCCTAGATCAG ACGAACGTCTACGGCACAGCTCAGCGCAGGAAGATGCGACCGTTTGAAGGCTTTCAGCGCAAGGGTGTCATTATCTGCCCCACAGATGAGGATCTTCAGGATCGTATTGTAAAACGCACAGACGAGGAAGGAAAGGATGTTCCTGACCATGCTGTGCTAGAAATGAAAG CTAATTTCAGCCTTCCAGAAGCTGGGGACTTCCTGGAAGAGGTGATCTACATCGAGGTTCAAAAGGAGGAGGCACAGCAGCTGGTTCGCCAGTACAACGAGGAAGGAAAAAAATTGGGGCCACCTCCAGACAAGAAATTCCGAGGCCGTGGTGGAGGAACTCCTGGTGGAGGGGGAGGCAGAGGCGATGGGGGGCGCAGTGATATTCAACGATTTGACAACCGTGGCCCTCCTGGTGGAAATAGAGGAGGATTTCCAGGTAGAGGCGGAAACTCGGGAGGTGGATTCCGAGGTGGTGGCG GATTTAACAGAGGAGGGAACAACTCTCAGAGCCGGTGGTCTGGGGGCTCACAAGATAACGGCTCAGACCATCGAAGTGGCTATGGCCAGGACAGTCAGCAGCTCAGCTACAACACCGCAGGCAACCAAGGTGGTGGTTATGGTGGTGGCACATCAAATCCCTCTCCTAATGCCTCCAGCAGCTATAGCCAAGGACAG tcAAGCTTTGGACAAGGCGGCTACAGCCATAGCGGTGGAGGAGGATACAGCCAGAGTGGAAGCTATGGCCAGGGAGGCGGAAGCAGTGGAGGTTATGGACAGGGCAGTGGTGGTTACGGCCAGGGAGGTGGAGGCGGTGGTGGCTATGGCCAAAGTGGTGGAAGCAGAGGTAGTTACAGCCAGGGCGGTGAAAGCGGCAGTAGTTACAGCCAGGGAGGTGGAAGCAGTGGTGGATACAACCAGGGCAGTGCTGGTGGTGGTTACAGCAGCCAGAGCTACAACAGCAGCAATCAAAGCTACAGTGGTGTGCAAAGCTACAACCAAGGGTACAGCCAACCACCACCTCCAAGCGCCTCTTCTCAGTCCTCTTATACCCAGGGTGGCTACAGTCAACAGTCT TATGGAAGTCCGCAATGGAACCAGTATCAGAGCCATGGACAGGCCCAGAATCCAAGTCCCGGTCAATCACAAGGTCAAGGGCAGTGGGGCCAGTATAAttacggaggaggaggaggaagcggCGGCAGCGGTGGTTACGATCAGTCTGCTAGATATGGTTCTCATGGTGGAGCACAGTGA
- the LOC142101529 gene encoding olfactomedin-like, whose amino-acid sequence MDSTAEEEVDNRRRFLMKRWHKATSSFQNEPDSAQDREMSWEEFDPVTQECLWLVVQNATGMLSGKDHCVCEVVLPDSSFPAKRVGALEDETLHLNNRVEDEMQMIQEQDIRLDSYLEKLINLTKRVERLEKMRPEGLVEINFDVLKQEIKDMEIFILALRSKLNGSNAHVEILYTEVKNISKTVGELETLDKNNVLKAHRDMEDLKKRLVDCEKNIKMKAPVTVPLGSCQHNGLARISKPNLLQLNWKGSGFKSGAWGKDAAWNTTKKSLYWVAPLNTDGRILESIRIYPTLYDLQLYRNAMDLPLSVLSKNKWNHTFAGQGSGVVVYNNNLYYNCYNTHDMCRVSLSNGVYQRKTLPKAVFNNRYSYSGVTYQDIDFASDEKGLWVLYSTEESAGNLVVGKVNVATLSVDHSWTTTQYKPGVTNAFMICGVLYATRSVNQKMEEIFYMFDTKTGKEGRISFMIEKMTEKVQSISYNSNERKLYIFNDGYLVHYDVAMKP is encoded by the exons GCGCTTCCTGATGAAGAGATGGCATAAGGCCACCAGCAGCTTTCAAAATGAGCCGGACTCCGCACAGGACAGAGAGATGTCCTGGGAAGAATTTGACCCGGTGACGCAGGAATGCCTGTGGCTG GTGGTCCAAAATGCTACAGGAATGCTAAGTGGGAAAGACCACTGTGTGTGCGAAGTTGTTCTACCAGACAGTTCCTTCCCAGCCAAGAGAGTGGGTGCCTTGGAGGATGAGACATTACACTTGAATAACCGCGTGGAGGACGAAATGCAAATG ATACAAGAGCAGGATATTAGACTGGACTCCTATTTGGAAAAACTGATTAATCTAACCAAGAGAGTGGAACGTTTGGAAAAGATGCGTCCTGAAGGTCTAGTAGAAATCAACTTTGACGTTCTAAAGCAAGAGATAAAGGACATGGAGATTTTCATCTTGGCGCTAAGAAGCAAGTTGAATGGGAGCAATGCTCATGTGGAAATCCTGTACACGGAG GTGAAGAACATCTCTAAGACTGTTGGAGAGCTGGAGACTcttgacaagaacaatgttctGAAAGCTCACAGGGACATGGAGGATCTGAAGAAACGCCTTGTGGATTGCGAGAAAAATATCAAGATGAAAGCACCTGTTACAGTACCCCTAG GATCTTGTCAGCACAATGGCTTAGCCCGTATTAGTAAACCCAACCTGCTCCAGCTTAACTGGAAGGGATCTGGGTTTAAGTCTGGAGCATGGGGTAAGGATGCAGCATGGAACACCACTAAGAAGTCATTGTATTGGGTGGCTCCTCTAAATACTGATGGTCGAATTCTAGAATCCATACGCATCTACCCAACTCTGTATGATCTACAATTGTACAGAAACGCCATGGACCTGCCCCTCTCTGTACTCAGCAAGAACAAATGGAATCACACCTTTGCTGGCCAAGGTTCCGGAGTGGTTGTTTACAACAACAATTTGTACTACAACTGCTACAACACTCATGATATGTGCAGAGTTAGTTTGAGCAATGGAGTCTATCAGAGAAAGACTCTTCCTAAAGCTGTATTCAACAATCGTTATTCCTACTCCGGGGTTACCTATCAAGACATTGATTTTGCTTCTGATGAGAAGGGTTTGTGGGTTTTGTACTCCACAGAGGAAAGTGCTGGTAACCTTGTAGTGGGTAAAGTCAATGTTGCCACCTTGTCAGTGGATCACAGCTGGACCACTACACAGTACAAACCAGGTGTGACCAATGCATTCATGATATGTGGAGTACTCTATGCCACTCGTTCAGTAAACCAGAAGATGGAGGAGATATTCTACATGTTTGACACCAAGACAGGAAAAGAAGGTCGGATAAGCTTCATGATAGAAAAGATGACTGAGAAGGTCCAAAGTATCAGTTATAACTCAAATGAGCGCAAGTTGTACATTTTTAATGATGGCTATCTGGTGCACTATGATGTTGCCATGAAGCCTTGA